One genomic segment of Mycoplasmopsis agalactiae PG2 includes these proteins:
- a CDS encoding FAD synthase has translation MSFNVYSFNNLPKFNDPIYLIGVFESFHLGHNFLYEKAKEIKGNSNRDIVIVFFRDIENMFKNKNGYIFTDFENRIQEFANLGFAQGIYLEFEKLWALEANLFLEKLFKNQDGLIDVVVGKDFRFGLNAKGNLDTIKETIGEKNVHSVDIVKIGENIKVSTTFLKSCIEIGDIELVNSLNLYTYSFSAYITFNDITKSIKLTTDSNIIPLKDGIYLSYVEINEMTYYAVLKANIDNYEIKFLDFELKDNVANLKSRIKILKSLRFISSLEDDMILNSDIVNAKKILLNDSNNGKI, from the coding sequence ATGAGTTTTAATGTTTATAGTTTCAATAATTTGCCAAAGTTTAATGACCCAATATATTTAATTGGCGTATTTGAAAGTTTTCATCTAGGCCACAATTTTTTATATGAGAAAGCTAAAGAAATAAAAGGGAATTCAAACAGAGACATTGTTATTGTATTTTTTAGAGATATTGAAAACATGTTTAAAAATAAAAATGGCTACATTTTTACAGACTTTGAAAATCGCATTCAAGAGTTTGCTAATTTAGGTTTTGCTCAAGGAATATATCTTGAATTTGAAAAATTATGAGCTTTAGAAGCAAATCTTTTTTTAGAAAAATTATTTAAAAATCAAGATGGATTAATTGACGTTGTAGTTGGCAAGGACTTTCGCTTTGGGCTTAATGCAAAAGGCAATCTTGACACTATTAAAGAAACAATTGGCGAGAAAAATGTTCATTCAGTAGACATTGTAAAAATAGGAGAAAATATCAAAGTTTCAACAACTTTTTTAAAATCTTGCATTGAAATTGGCGATATTGAACTAGTTAATTCATTAAATTTATATACATACTCATTTAGTGCATATATAACTTTTAACGATATAACTAAGTCAATTAAGTTAACAACTGATAGTAATATTATTCCTTTAAAAGATGGCATATATTTAAGTTATGTTGAGATCAATGAAATGACTTATTATGCTGTTTTAAAGGCAAATATAGATAATTATGAAATTAAATTTCTTGATTTTGAATTAAAGGATAATGTGGCTAACTTAAAATCAAGAATAAAAATACTAAAATCATTAAGATTCATTTCTTCACTTGAAGATGATATGATCTTAAATTCTGACATAGTTAATGCTAAAAAAATTCTACTTAATGATAGTAATAATGGTAAAATTTAA
- a CDS encoding YcsE-related riboflavin metabolism phosphatase — MTRVEIQNNIKAAAFDIDGTLLEHGNLQFNETVLNTFKQLKSKGITTILASAREFVTIGQLLNKSNHIDYFIGANGAFVYDVQNKKIIYEKIIKYNELKVLYSEFSNFSHCENFLLTDINYGFKSPNMKIESWFLKPHSDKIIDMDFNKVDKNHMHIIALGTKSEEDSSKCAEKARELIKQHNMNLEITARWSKGVFIGPKNSTKSSTLKWLCEYLNINRDKNLIAFGDSSNDYEMLRDAAYGVAMMRANSWVKSVANDVTLDCEHNGVYLKLKELGLVF, encoded by the coding sequence ATGACTAGAGTTGAAATACAAAACAACATCAAGGCAGCAGCTTTTGATATTGATGGAACATTATTAGAACATGGCAACTTACAATTTAATGAAACCGTTTTAAACACATTTAAACAGCTAAAGTCTAAAGGCATAACAACCATTTTAGCATCAGCCAGGGAGTTTGTAACTATAGGTCAATTACTAAATAAATCTAACCACATTGACTATTTTATAGGCGCAAACGGAGCATTTGTTTATGATGTGCAAAACAAAAAAATTATTTATGAAAAAATCATAAAATACAATGAGCTAAAAGTTTTGTACTCAGAATTTTCTAATTTTAGCCACTGTGAAAACTTTTTGCTAACTGACATTAATTATGGTTTTAAATCTCCTAATATGAAAATTGAATCTTGATTTTTAAAGCCACATAGTGACAAAATAATTGATATGGACTTTAATAAAGTTGACAAAAATCATATGCACATTATTGCCTTAGGCACTAAAAGCGAAGAAGATTCAAGTAAGTGTGCTGAAAAAGCTAGAGAACTAATCAAACAACACAATATGAATTTAGAAATAACAGCAAGATGAAGCAAGGGAGTATTTATTGGGCCTAAAAACTCAACTAAGTCGTCAACACTTAAATGGTTATGTGAATATTTGAATATTAACAGAGACAAAAATTTAATTGCTTTTGGCGATAGCTCTAATGATTATGAAATGTTAAGAGATGCTGCATATGGTGTAGCAATGATGAGAGCAAATAGCTGAGTTAAAAGTGTTGCTAATGATGTCACATTAGATTGCGAACATAATGGGGTTTACTTAAAGTTAAAAGAATTAGGGTTAGTGTTTTAA